GGTTTGTTTGGTGCTATGGTGCCATTGTTACTCAAAAAAATGGAAGTCGATCCGGCTATTGGAAGTACTGTGGTATTGACAACGGTGACGGATGTTGTAGGCTTCTTTTCGTTCCTGGGTCTAGCGACCCTGATATTATTATAAAGGTAAATTTACATAAATGGAATTGTTAATTCTCTATTTCACTTTGGCAGTGATGATATCCTTCATCTGTTCAATTTTAGAATCTGTTTTACTCTCTGTTAATATGGCCTATGTTTCAGTGCTTGAAAAAGAGCGTCCCATCGCAGGAAGACTTTTAAGAGGACATAAAATTAATATAAATAAATCTTTATCTTCTATTTTGATCCTGAATACGATTGCCAACACTTTAGGTGCAGCTGCTGTGGGGGCACAAGCTGAAAGTATTTATGGAGTGGGTGCGGTCTTTTATGTATCGATTGCCTTGACGTTTGCTATTCTTTTTTTGTCTGAGATCATTCCTAAAACCATAGGTGCAGTGTACTGGAAAGCTTTATCACCTGTGGCAGCGTATGTGATTCATTTTTTCATTTGGATAACGTACCCTATTATCATTTTAACACTCTTTGTGACCAATCGTATAAGCAGAGGTGTTGATACCACCAGTTTGACGAAAGAAGAACTCATTCAGAGTACCTTGCATAGTGAAGATGAGGGGCTGCTTAAAGAGCAAGAATCTGATGTGATTGAAAATATCCTGCTTCTTGATAAGATAAAGATCAAAGATATATTAACGCCTAGAACGGTTGTTTTCGCTTTAGATGGAAATAGAAGCATTAAAGATATTGTGGAGAGTGAACCAGCGATATTTAAATTTTCAAGGGTACCTGTCTACGATGAGAGCATTGAAAATATTACCGGTATAGTCATGACTAAAAAGATCTTTAAACAAGGTTTAAAAGATGGTACTGTAGCGTTAAGTACGATACAAAAAGACATTTTTAAGATCTCAGAAAACCTGCCTGTATCTAAAGCGCTTGATCTGTTCATTAAGAAAAAAGAGCATATGTTTCTTGTCCTTGACAACTATGATCAGACTGAGGGTATCGTAACACTTGAAGACTGTGTAGAGACGATCCTCGGTGTAGAAATCGTTGATGAGAGTGACAGTGATGCGGACATGAGAGAAGTGGCAAAACAGAAGATGCGTTTAAAGCGTAGGTTAGAGAGTATTTCTAACGAAGAAGAGTAAGGCTTGTTTTGTCATTAGCAACACTTGGATTATCTTCGGAGATATTAAAAGCACTGAATGAGAAAGGCTATGAGTCTGCCACGCCTATCCAAAAAGCACTGATCCCCGCTATGTTCACGGGTCGGGACATTATGGCCGGTGCACAGACGGGTACAGGGAAGACAGCAGGATTTTCTCTTCCTATACTCCAAGAGCTCAGTAAAAGTTTTGTTGAAGGACACCATTACCCTAAGGCTGTTATTTTGGTGCCTACACGTGAACTCGCCAAACAGGTGCATGCAAGTATAGAAGCGTATGGAAAGTACCTTCCTTTAAAAAGTATGGTGCTCTATGGTGGAGCAAATTTGACATCACAGGCGAACAGACTGAAAGCAGGAGTAGACATTATCGTTGCTACAAGCGGACGTCTCCTGGAACATATAGGCCAAAAAAATGTCAATCTTGAAAGTGTGGTACACTTAGTGTTGGATGAAGCAGATACGATCCTGGATATGGGCTTTGTCCATGAGGTGAGTAGGATACTCCAGTACCTCCCGGATAAACGCCAGAATGTACTGATCTCAGCGACACTTTCAGGATCTGTAAAAAGACTCGCAGAACAGATACTCCAAAAACCCAAACTCATAGAAGTGGACAGTATGGGAACTTCTGCACAGTCTGTAGAGCAGATCGTCTACCCTGTTGAGAAAGAAATGAAAACTGAGCTGCTCTCCTACCTGATAGGTTCGCGCAATTATAAGCAGGTACTTGTTTTCACACGTAAAAAAGAAGTAGCCGATGAAGTGAGCAGAGAGTTAAATCTCTCAGGGCTAGAAACAGCGGTCATTCACGGAGGTAAAAGTTCTGGGGAGAGATCTAGGGCACTCGAAGGTTTCAAAGAAGGGAAAGTGCGTGTACTTGTTGCGACGGATATCGCAGCACGGGGATTGGACATCCCAGCCTTGGGTGTAGTCATGAACTATGATATCCCTCACGTCACGGGTGACTACATACACCGTATAGGACGTACGGGAAGGGCAGGAGCAAAAGGATTGGCCATTACGCTCATATCTCCTCTGGAAACGGTAGCACTTAAAGAGGTAGAACGTCTTATGGGTAAACGCATTCCTCAAGAGAAATTGGAAGGGTATGCACCTAAGGAAATACCTAAACAAAAAGGTGCACGTAAAAATCCCAATGAACATAAAAAGACAGATGGGGCTTTTGGTAAAAAGAAATCCAAAACAGCGACTGCACCGAAGAGCAAAAAACGTAAAACAACCAAACGTGACGGTTTTAAAGCATTTGATACGGCTAAACCAAAGACGGATAAAAAACGCGGGAAAGGCAGGAAATAACTCTACTGATCCGTTCTTCGTATTCCACAGCGCAATGATACATATTATGTCTTCGCGAAAAGAATTTTAAGACGTTTTATGATTTAAGGTCTTTCAAAAACGCTAGGGTCAATGTATCTTTACCATTTATGAGTTTCTTTCCAACATAGAGTTGTATGCTGTGGAAAAGAAAAAGTTCACCTGCATAGTTGATACCCAAAATAAAAGTATAGTCACCAAAAGTAAATTTTTTCAGCCCTTTTGCTTCAGGTTTATGGGCAGGATTCTTAATGTAAAAACAGATTTCATTGGGAAAGTCGCTTGTACGTTGATCATCATCGTTCAAATGTACCTCACCCAACTCAGACGTTACTTGAACAGAGAGCTTCTGATCAAGTTCATGTGCTCTTATCGTATAATCACCAAATGTAAATTGCATGCTTACTTCCTTGTTTTTTAGATGAAATATTATAGCTTTTATTGTAATGGTTTTATATGAATTTTTGTATAAATAATGCCCAGACTTACCATAGCATAGAACGGAACTTTCTGAAATCTGATTTAGTGATTCTATGTAGTTTAGACTTCCTTTAAAGAAAACTTCCCGATCTCTTCCAAAAATGTAGTAGCATACGAACCTTTAGGAAGATAAAACTCAACGGTAAGCTTTTTAGTATCACTTTCATAATGTGTTTCTACATCTTTAGGCCAGATCCATGCGAAACGTCTGTCTCCTTTGAGACTGTTCAATTCCGTATCATCATAGGCTTCTTCTAGATGGTGGGCATCACTTTTGGCCCTCAGTGCATTGGCCCCACATAGCAGTCCGGTAGGTGAGATCTTCTTTTGTTCGAAGGCTTGAGCACTTTGCTGCATCTCTTTGACATAATCAATTTTTCCATAAGGATAGGGCATGATGACATCACCGAGAAAGAGTTTGAAAAACTGAGGCTGCTTGGCCAAAACTTTCACCAGTTCCAGAGGATATTGGAGTTTTTTTGCCGCCTCTTCAGCTTTATTGTCCCTTACGATGGCAGAGAGCTTGACCCTTGAAGCCAGCCATTTATTGTACAGGTAGCTCTGGTAGGCTGACACAAGCAGTTTTTCTTTACTCCCTTTGAGACGTTTCCCTGAGTGGGCTATCTCTTTGCCCTGCAGATAGGAACGGCTGTCTTCACCAAAGCGCTGGTAACCATAATAGTTCGGTATGCCGTCAACTTGCATTTTTTTCGCCGTGGTATTGAAGAACTTTGCTTCATTTTCAGCAAGTTCATGCAGGATGATGGAAAAGCGATTGCCTTTGAGGTGCCCTATCTTGATAGGCGCTTTGTTGTAGGTGCGTTCCAGTATCTCGATCTTCTCTGTCGTAAGGTTCTTGTTCAGTTCTTTTTCATATTTTTTTGGAAGTGAAATATACTGGATGGTAGTGGCATTTTTATCTTTAAGGCCTGCATAGCCGATGTCACGTTCTTGAAGACCGGTTGCTTTGGCAAGAACCGTAACCAGTTTCCATGTGCTCATATCGGTTTTTTTGATCTTGAGTATGAGAAAATTTCCTGTACCGGTAAAAGCATAAAGAGGTATCTCCTCAACAAAAAAACGTTCGACGGTCTGTTTAAAGTCAAACTTGAGCGGGGTATGGTTATAGGCGTAGGTTTTAATGTGATTCATGGAGAAATTATAGCGAAATAATGATGTGATCAGGAGATATGATCATGAATTGAAATGCTTATTGGATCTTTTTTATGTTTAAAACTTAAATTATAATTTAATATATGATAGACTTATGGACAAAATTTTTGGGAGGATGAATGATGAAATCATTAAAATTTGAGGGAAGCGGGAGAGAGTATTTCAAAATATGGATCGTGAATGTACTTTTAACTATATTGACACTGGGGTTCTACTATCCATGGGCGAAGGTGCGTAATCGTCGTTATTTTTATGCCAACTCTATACTGGATGGTAGAAATTTCGAGTATCATGCCACAGGGAAACAACTCTTTATAGGTTTTTTGGTGGCAATGAGTCTCTTTATTGCCTATGTGGTGATCCAGCAACTTTCACCTATAGGCAATGTTATTTTGATCGGTGCTTTATTTGTAGCGATACCTTGGCTCATTTGGAGAAGCATGATGTTCAATATGCGTATGACAAGTTTTTCCAATGTGCGTTTTGGTTTTGTAGGTAAACTTCGTGATTCTTATATGAACTTCTTCGTATATCCTGCTCTTTTAATGATCGGTTATGTAGTATTGGTGGTTGGTGTGGATGTATTGATGCCTGTATTGGGTATGGGGCTAACATCTTTGATCTCAGTTATTGTATTTTTAACGTTCATTGTGTTTGCCGTTTCGTTCATAAAAAAGAAAAATACTGAATATTTCATCAACCTTTCACGTTATGGACAAGGCATATTTCAAACAAATATTAAGACAAAAGAGTTTATGAACATTATGGTCAAAACAGTAGGTATCGCACTATTGACGATGGTTGTCACAACATTGATCATAGGAGCTTTGGTCTATGCAACGGTAGGACTTGAAACACTTGTTTCTATCCAAGAGGCAGCCAATGATCCTCAAATGATGCAGGCGAAGATGGCTGCTATCATGCCTATCATAGGATTAGCCTACCTGGGGATGATCCTTGCATCCATGTTCATTATGGCATATGCTATGACAAGACAACGTAGCTATGTGTATAAAAATACGACTTTGGATGATGAAATTTCCTTTGGTTCTACACTCAAAGCCAAGCAATTTGCGTGGGTCATGATCACAAACTTTTTGGCTGTGATCGCAACATTGGGTCTTGCTATGCCATGGGCGAAAGTAAGGGTTGCAAGGGTCATGTTGGAAAATACACAAGTGCATACTAATGCAGGATTTGACCAATATATGACACAAAGACAAAATGAATCGTCATCACTGGGAGAACAGATAGGTGATGCCTTTGATGTAGATGTAGGACTGGGATTTTAGAAATATGATACAGGGCAAGTGGTATGCACCGGGAAGTGCAGCATCTCTGGATGCGACACTTGCTACAACATCTGACACTACCTATGTGATCAAGATAGCAAACGGCGCTGTCTATGAAGGCAAATTAACTGTATTGAATGTCGGTAACAGGCTGGGGAACACAGAGCGGAAGATCACACTTGAAGATGGCTCCATCTTCGCTACAAAAGAGAATGACTTTATCGATCATACCTTTAAAACACAGTTGTTAAGTAACGGCTTTATCCATACTCTGGAGTCGAAGATAAGATGGGTTTTCGTCGCACTTGTTATCACGGCATTGACTGCATTTGGATTTTTTAAATGGGGTGTGCCATGGAGCAGTACAAAGATAGCCTATATGTTGCCTCATGAAACCAATGAGATCATAGCCAGCCATACTTTAGAGTTTCTTGATACGTATCTATTTGAAAAGAGTCAGATCTCTCAAGCTAAAATGGAAGAGATACGCCGACATTTTACATCTAAATTAGTTCCGTTAAGTGAAGACAAAGAGATAAATTACAGAGTGCATTTTCGTTTATGGCGTGATGGAAACGTAAGTATACCTAATGCATTGGCATTGCCTTCAGGAGATATTATCTTAACAGATAAATTTGTAGAGTTATCAAAAAATAAAGATGAAATTGATGCTGTACTACTGCATGAAATGGGACATGTCGTACATCGTCATACTTTAAAGATGGTGATAGAGAGCACATTTATCACAGTGGCTGCGATGATGATAGTCGGAGACAGTAATGGATTGGCAGATATGGGAGTTGGGTTAGGTTCACTGCTCGTAAGCAGCAGCTATTCACGTGGTCATGAATCTGAAGCAGATCGCTATGCATTTGAGCAGATGCTTACTGAAAAGATCGATCCTATGGCATTTTCAGATATCATGAATCGTATGATGTCCTATATGGAGAGATCAAGCAAACATGATAAAAAGGGCAAAGAGTCCGATGAGGATATTTTGGATTATGTTTCTTCTCATCCTACTACCCAAGCGCGTGTCAAGATAGCACAACAGTACAGTGAATGTTTCAAACAAGGGTTGACTACCTGTGAAATAGCTTTAGAGTCCCAATAAGATTCAACCGCATTTACCGGGCGCACATTTCATACCGTTAAATTGTCCTGTCAGTGTACCATCGGTACTTCCTTCATGCATTTTATCCATTCTTTCTTTCATCATTTGCGGATGTGCGATGAAGTTGTAGCCTTTGTAAAGTGTGATCCCCCCATAGAGAATAACAAAGAGAGAAGCCAGCTTCATCATGGTACCTCGGAGGGAGCCTTTTTGTAAGATCTTTGTGAGGAAGCCTAAAAAGAAAAGTGCGGGGATGGTCGCCAGCCCGAATGTCGCCATCACCAAAGCACCGGAAATGGGATCAGCGGTACTTGCCGCAAAAATAGCAAAAGAGTAGACAAGTCCACAAGGGATGATACCATTGAGCAATCCCAAAAGATAAAAGCTAAGATAGGATTTGTCCGACATGAGTGCTCTAAAGCTGTTTTGATACCAGGCATATTTGGAAACAGACCATTCAGCAGAATTCAGAAATTTGAGATTTCCTATAAGAGAAAGACCTGCGAGTATCATCAGCATACCTGTGATGAGAAAAAGTATCCCTTTGGTAGTAGGTGTAAAGGCGACCACTTGCCCCACATAGCCAAATAGAGCACCCAAGATCGCATAGGTCGTGACACGTCCAAAGTTATAGGCCAAGTGTGCAGCTGTTTGTTGCAGATAACTTGTTCTTTGATCTATTTTTGTAGAAGAGTATGCAACAACGATCCCGCCACACATACCAATACAATGTCCAACACTTCCTAAAAAAGCGGTTGTTAAGATAATAATTAAATCTATATTGCCCATGGAGATAGCCTCTTTTGTAAATAGTGATAAAACTATAGTATTATTTTGTTAAAATAGTGTTAATAAATCATAAGGGCAGTATCGTGTTTAAATTTTTAAAACGTAATTTTATGAAAATGTTTAGAGAATTACTTGTATACCATCACAGTTCTTTAGAATACAGAGCAAAGATCCTCACCCTTATGGTCTCAGCGAACGGCGAGATCTGTGAATGTGAAAAACAAAAATTGAAAGAGATCGCACATAGCATTTATAGTGATGATCAGGAAAGAGCAGAACTGCTCATCGATATGGTCAATGAATACCATACAAAAATTGTAACCAACAACGGGCTGGATTTTGAGCATCTTGTTATGTTGGTCAAAAATGAGACCAAAGAGGTACCTCGTTTTACATCAAAGATAGATATGGGGCTTCTAATGCAACTGCATGAATGTATGGACAGTGAGGAGGATACCCTGTTCCAACAGCGTATTATTGAATTTTTACAGGGCCTTAAGGACGAATATGGAGTGGTATAGATTTATTATTTTTGGTAAAGTACAGGGTGTATTTTATCGAAAGTTTGTTTCTCAGTCCATGATGAAGAAACAATTCAAAGGCTACATACAGAACCTTGATGATGGTACAGTTGAAGTCGTCGCTGAAGTATTTGATGATGATTTTGATACGTTTATGTCTATTTTGAACGAAGGATCACCAACTAGTTCTGTAGAGGATATACGTTATGAGATCATTCATGATGCAGACTTTAGAACCGACGGTTTTGAGATACGATATAAGTAGGAGTGTCAAATGAGTAGTGGTTGGGGATGTCAATTTATGGGAACAAAAGGTGATGATAAGGAGTGGTGTTTAAAACTGCATCATCATTGTGAACCCGGATGCAAAGGATGCATCATCGCTGGAAAAGTAGAGTTCTCTACTCCGAATATCAGTGAAGAACAGGAGAGGAAGGTCAAAAAACGCAGTGACAACCCTCTAAGTGGCAAGTAACTACGCCATCTCTTTGCCAAACTTCTCTTTGAGTTTTGCCAGCTTCGGCGGAATAACTGCCATACAGTACCCCTGCATAGTGTTTTGACGGTAATAGTCCTGATGGTAGGCCTCTGCTGTATAATAAGACTCTAAAGGTTCTATGATCGTGACAATAGGGTCTTTATACTCTGCTTGTGCTGCTGCCATCGCCGCTTCGGCAGCTTCTTTGGTCTCTTCATCGGTATAGAGGATGGTCGATCTGTACTGTGTGCCTCTGTCTGCGCCTTGTCGGTTGAGTGTGGTAGGGTCATGTATCAGAAAAAAGATCTCCAGTAACGTGTCTACTGTGATGATGCTGTCATCATACGTGATCTTAATCACCTCTGCGTATCCTGTGTCACCAGTACAGATATCTCTGTACGTCGGATTAGGCGTATGCCCGTTCGCGTACCCACTCTCTACGTCACTGACACCTTTAAGCAATTCAAAGACTGCTTCCGTACACCAGAAACAACCACCACCGACTATAAGTTCTCGTTGCATTATCTATCCTTTTATTTCTCTAAAACTACAATGCGTATGGGGCAATGTGCTTGTTTAATTTATATTTATTTTATACGCTATAATACCTAAGAAATTAAAAATTAATCTAAATAAGGGGTTTTCTTATGAATATTAATGTTGTATGTCCCCATTGTTTTAAGGTGAATCGTATACCTAAGAAAACATCATATAGTAAAGCCAACTGTGGGGGTTGTAAGAATTCTTTACTTAAGAGTGCACCTGTCTCTGTCGATGCAGACAAGTTAGGTACTTTTATTGCAAACTCGGATGTGCCTGTTGTGGTTGACTTTTGGGCCCCTTGGTGTGGTCCCTGTCTGCAGATGGCTCCTGCTTTTGAAGAAGTCGCTTTGGCCATGCCGCTTCAGGCACAGTTTCTCAAAGTCAATACGGATGAACAGCAGGCTTTGGGTACGCAGTACGGTATACAGAGCATCCCTACGCTGATCGTATTTAAAAACGGAAAAGAAGTGAATAGAGTGAGTGGTGCTTTAGATACCGGTAGACTGCAAAGCTGGGTAAGGCAGTATCTCTAGATGAGTAAAATATTATTGTTGGAAGATGATGCCAACCTGAATGAAACGGTCACAGAATTTCTGGAAGACAAGGGTCATGATGTGGTAAATGTCTATGATGGATATGAGGCACAGGAAAAATTGTATGAGAGCAAGTATGACCTGCTTCTTTTGGATGTCAATACGCCAGGTATGAATGGCTTTGAACTTCTCAAAGAAGCCAGAGAGAATGATGTGGTGGCACCGGCTATTTTTATCACTTCTTTGGATTCGCTGGATGATCTGGAAAAAGGATTCGAGAGCGGATGTGATGACTACATACGGAAACCGTTTGCGCTCAAAGAACTACAGATACGTGTGGAGACACTGCTTAAACGAGCTTTTTATCATGAGTCTAAAGAGTTGATAAAGATTGCAAAAGATATTGCTTATGATATCAAAAATAATGAACTGATCATCAACGGTAAAACGGTATCTTTGGGACATAAAGAGTCTCTGCTTCTTAAACTCTTTATGAAAAATGAGGATGAGGTCATTGTTCATGAACGCATCTATAAACATTTATGGGATTTTGATGAAGAACCTAGTGATACGGCACTCCGTACGTATATCAAAAATCTTCGTAAAATCATAGGTAAGGAAAGAATTGTCAGTATTAAAAAACAAGGCTACAAATTCACTGCTGAGAAGTGAGAAAAAATCTCTTTTGAGATTTTTGACACTCTATGTGGCCATGGTCATATTTCTGAT
The sequence above is drawn from the Sulfurovum sp. TSL1 genome and encodes:
- a CDS encoding M48 family metallopeptidase, giving the protein MIQGKWYAPGSAASLDATLATTSDTTYVIKIANGAVYEGKLTVLNVGNRLGNTERKITLEDGSIFATKENDFIDHTFKTQLLSNGFIHTLESKIRWVFVALVITALTAFGFFKWGVPWSSTKIAYMLPHETNEIIASHTLEFLDTYLFEKSQISQAKMEEIRRHFTSKLVPLSEDKEINYRVHFRLWRDGNVSIPNALALPSGDIILTDKFVELSKNKDEIDAVLLHEMGHVVHRHTLKMVIESTFITVAAMMIVGDSNGLADMGVGLGSLLVSSSYSRGHESEADRYAFEQMLTEKIDPMAFSDIMNRMMSYMERSSKHDKKGKESDEDILDYVSSHPTTQARVKIAQQYSECFKQGLTTCEIALESQ
- a CDS encoding acylphosphatase, which gives rise to MEWYRFIIFGKVQGVFYRKFVSQSMMKKQFKGYIQNLDDGTVEVVAEVFDDDFDTFMSILNEGSPTSSVEDIRYEIIHDADFRTDGFEIRYK
- a CDS encoding CNNM domain-containing protein — encoded protein: MELLILYFTLAVMISFICSILESVLLSVNMAYVSVLEKERPIAGRLLRGHKININKSLSSILILNTIANTLGAAAVGAQAESIYGVGAVFYVSIALTFAILFLSEIIPKTIGAVYWKALSPVAAYVIHFFIWITYPIIILTLFVTNRISRGVDTTSLTKEELIQSTLHSEDEGLLKEQESDVIENILLLDKIKIKDILTPRTVVFALDGNRSIKDIVESEPAIFKFSRVPVYDESIENITGIVMTKKIFKQGLKDGTVALSTIQKDIFKISENLPVSKALDLFIKKKEHMFLVLDNYDQTEGIVTLEDCVETILGVEIVDESDSDADMREVAKQKMRLKRRLESISNEEE
- a CDS encoding sulfite exporter TauE/SafE family protein — translated: MGNIDLIIILTTAFLGSVGHCIGMCGGIVVAYSSTKIDQRTSYLQQTAAHLAYNFGRVTTYAILGALFGYVGQVVAFTPTTKGILFLITGMLMILAGLSLIGNLKFLNSAEWSVSKYAWYQNSFRALMSDKSYLSFYLLGLLNGIIPCGLVYSFAIFAASTADPISGALVMATFGLATIPALFFLGFLTKILQKGSLRGTMMKLASLFVILYGGITLYKGYNFIAHPQMMKERMDKMHEGSTDGTLTGQFNGMKCAPGKCG
- a CDS encoding response regulator transcription factor, with product MSKILLLEDDANLNETVTEFLEDKGHDVVNVYDGYEAQEKLYESKYDLLLLDVNTPGMNGFELLKEARENDVVAPAIFITSLDSLDDLEKGFESGCDDYIRKPFALKELQIRVETLLKRAFYHESKELIKIAKDIAYDIKNNELIINGKTVSLGHKESLLLKLFMKNEDEVIVHERIYKHLWDFDEEPSDTALRTYIKNLRKIIGKERIVSIKKQGYKFTAEK
- the trxC gene encoding thioredoxin TrxC yields the protein MNINVVCPHCFKVNRIPKKTSYSKANCGGCKNSLLKSAPVSVDADKLGTFIANSDVPVVVDFWAPWCGPCLQMAPAFEEVALAMPLQAQFLKVNTDEQQALGTQYGIQSIPTLIVFKNGKEVNRVSGALDTGRLQSWVRQYL
- the msrA gene encoding peptide-methionine (S)-S-oxide reductase MsrA, whose translation is MQRELIVGGGCFWCTEAVFELLKGVSDVESGYANGHTPNPTYRDICTGDTGYAEVIKITYDDSIITVDTLLEIFFLIHDPTTLNRQGADRGTQYRSTILYTDEETKEAAEAAMAAAQAEYKDPIVTIIEPLESYYTAEAYHQDYYRQNTMQGYCMAVIPPKLAKLKEKFGKEMA
- a CDS encoding DEAD/DEAH box helicase, which codes for MSLATLGLSSEILKALNEKGYESATPIQKALIPAMFTGRDIMAGAQTGTGKTAGFSLPILQELSKSFVEGHHYPKAVILVPTRELAKQVHASIEAYGKYLPLKSMVLYGGANLTSQANRLKAGVDIIVATSGRLLEHIGQKNVNLESVVHLVLDEADTILDMGFVHEVSRILQYLPDKRQNVLISATLSGSVKRLAEQILQKPKLIEVDSMGTSAQSVEQIVYPVEKEMKTELLSYLIGSRNYKQVLVFTRKKEVADEVSRELNLSGLETAVIHGGKSSGERSRALEGFKEGKVRVLVATDIAARGLDIPALGVVMNYDIPHVTGDYIHRIGRTGRAGAKGLAITLISPLETVALKEVERLMGKRIPQEKLEGYAPKEIPKQKGARKNPNEHKKTDGAFGKKKSKTATAPKSKKRKTTKRDGFKAFDTAKPKTDKKRGKGRK
- the truD gene encoding tRNA pseudouridine(13) synthase TruD, whose amino-acid sequence is MNHIKTYAYNHTPLKFDFKQTVERFFVEEIPLYAFTGTGNFLILKIKKTDMSTWKLVTVLAKATGLQERDIGYAGLKDKNATTIQYISLPKKYEKELNKNLTTEKIEILERTYNKAPIKIGHLKGNRFSIILHELAENEAKFFNTTAKKMQVDGIPNYYGYQRFGEDSRSYLQGKEIAHSGKRLKGSKEKLLVSAYQSYLYNKWLASRVKLSAIVRDNKAEEAAKKLQYPLELVKVLAKQPQFFKLFLGDVIMPYPYGKIDYVKEMQQSAQAFEQKKISPTGLLCGANALRAKSDAHHLEEAYDDTELNSLKGDRRFAWIWPKDVETHYESDTKKLTVEFYLPKGSYATTFLEEIGKFSLKEV
- a CDS encoding YjgN family protein, with protein sequence MKSLKFEGSGREYFKIWIVNVLLTILTLGFYYPWAKVRNRRYFYANSILDGRNFEYHATGKQLFIGFLVAMSLFIAYVVIQQLSPIGNVILIGALFVAIPWLIWRSMMFNMRMTSFSNVRFGFVGKLRDSYMNFFVYPALLMIGYVVLVVGVDVLMPVLGMGLTSLISVIVFLTFIVFAVSFIKKKNTEYFINLSRYGQGIFQTNIKTKEFMNIMVKTVGIALLTMVVTTLIIGALVYATVGLETLVSIQEAANDPQMMQAKMAAIMPIIGLAYLGMILASMFIMAYAMTRQRSYVYKNTTLDDEISFGSTLKAKQFAWVMITNFLAVIATLGLAMPWAKVRVARVMLENTQVHTNAGFDQYMTQRQNESSSLGEQIGDAFDVDVGLGF